The following are encoded together in the Myxocyprinus asiaticus isolate MX2 ecotype Aquarium Trade chromosome 7, UBuf_Myxa_2, whole genome shotgun sequence genome:
- the pin1 gene encoding peptidyl-prolyl cis-trans isomerase NIMA-interacting 1 → MSDDEKLPSGWEKRMSRSSGRVYYFNHMTNASQWERPSGSDTDVGEVEKVRCSHLLVKHNQSRRPSSWREENITRSKDEALQLIHKYIDQIKSGEEEFESLASQFSDCSSARNGGDLGVFGRGQMQKPFEDVSFALKVGDMSGPVFTDSGVHIILRTG, encoded by the exons ATGTCCGACGACGAGAAGCTGCCCTCCGGATGGGAGAAACGAATGAGCCGGAGCTCGG GTAGAGTGTATTACTTTAATCACATGACTAACGCGAGTCAGTGGGAGAGGCCGAGCGGATCGGATACTGATGTCGGGGAGGTGGAGAAAGTTCGCTGCTCTCACCTGCTGGTCAAACACAACCAGTCGCGCCGGCCGTCGTCCTGGAGAGAGGAGAACATCACACGCAGCAAAGACGAGGCACTGCAGCTCATTCACA agtaCATAGATCAGATCAAATCTGGCGAAGAAGAGTTTGAGAGTTTGGCATCTCAGTTCAGTGACTGCAGCTCAGCGCGCAACGGAGGAGATCTGGGCGTGTTTGGCAGAG GTCAAATGCAGAAGCCGTTTGAAGACGTCTCGTTTGCACTGAAGGTTGGCGACATGAGCGGCCCGGTGTTCACTGATTCTGGCGTTCACATCATCCTACGAACGGGataa
- the ubl5 gene encoding ubiquitin-like protein 5 has protein sequence MIEVVCNDRLGKKVRVKCNQEDTIGDLKKLIAAQTGTRWDKIVLKKWYTIFKDHVSLGDYEIHDGMNLELYYQ, from the exons ATGATTGAGGTGGTGTGTAACGATCGACTGGGGAAGAAGGTTCGAGTCAAATGCAA TCAGGAGGACACAATAGGAGACTTGAAGAAGTTGATCGCTGCTCAGACCGGCACACGGTGGGACAAGATCGTGCTGAAGAAATG GTACACCATATTTAAAGATCACGTGTCACTGGGAGACT ATGAAATCCACGACGGCATGAACCTCGAACTCTACTACCaatag
- the LOC127444402 gene encoding uncharacterized protein LOC127444402, translating into MAQISTRPARATPPSPWLSDVLREHRTDLRAAERRWWKSKDPADLRKYQSLFATFSDNVKSAKTCYYQNKTNSTTNTRSLFRTFNTLLCPPPPPPDTSLTADVFTTFFTNKVTTISNTFSAPHHVKHLSPVCNSSVSMFSPLTDTEVSKLLLSNHPTTCSLDPIPSHLLQAISPSILPALTHIINTSLLTGTFPTTFKQARATPLLKKPALNPTQIEHYRPVSLIPFMAKTLEMAVFNQISAYVSQNKLMDDN; encoded by the exons ATGGCACAGATTTCAACACG gccagcacgtgctacaccacccagcccctggctctctgacgtccttcgtgaacatcggactgacctcagggcagctgagaggagatggtggaaatctaaagatccagcagatctaagaaagtatcagtctctgtttgcaactttttcagataacgttaaatctgcaaaaacatgctattaccagaacaagaccAACAGCACCACaaacactcgcagcttgtttagaacattcaacacacttctctgccctccccctccaccaccagacacatcactgacagcagatgtcttcaccacattttttactaataaggttacaaccatcagcaatacattctcagcaccacaccatgtcaaacacctgtctcctgtatgcaactcttctgtctctatgttctctcctctgactgacactgaggtctctaaactcctcctctccaaccaccccaccacctgttcccttgaccccattccttcccaccttctccaagccatttctccgtccatcctacctgcactcacacacataattaacacatctctacttacaggcacttttcccactacatttaagcaggctcgagcaaccccgctgctgaaaaaacccgcacttaatcccacacaaatagaacactacagaccagtctctctcataccattcatggcaaaaacacttgaaatggcagttttcaatcaaatctctgcctatgtCTCGCAGAACAAGCTAATGGATGACAATTAG